The stretch of DNA TATTCTTGCAGTGTCGGGATAAATCCGGGTCTTCAGGTTTTTAAATTCTGTATCAATATCGGGATTTTCTTCTTTCATAGTTTTTATAATAGTAGGGGCGACTACTGGCAATACTCCCCCGCCGTGAGAAAGTATAAATTTAATATTGGGGTAATCCCTGTGATAGCCGCTTCTGATAAAATCGATCATAGTGTGTGTGGTATCAAGCATGAACAGGTACATATAATTCAGCAGGCGATGGTCACTTTTTTCAGGGCGTGCGGTCGGGTGAACAAATACGACTGCATTTCTGTCATTCAGCTCTTTAAAAAATTCCCTGTATTCTTTTTTGCCGAGATAATTTCCGTTTACATTGCTTAACAATCCAACACCATCAAGCTTTAGTTCATCTAGTGAATATTTTAATTCCGTTATGGCCCCCTCAACATCGGGGAGAGGAACTGCTGCGAAACCGCCGAATTTTTCAGGATTCCTGTAAATAATATCTGCCATGTATTCGTTGCATCTTCTGGCCAGCCTCCTACTAAAGTCATTTCCATTGAAATAAACGCCTGGTGTTGATATCGACATAAAGACTTTCGTAAAATTGTGCTTTTTCATCATCCTCAATTGCATATCTTCTGTCCATTTCGGTTGTTTAAAACCGAATATGTCAGTGACCCCTGCTATTTTCAGTTCTTCTTTGTAGAATTTCGGGATGATATGGTGGTGGACATCCCACTTTTCAAAATTTGATCTTTTCATAAAACAACCTCTTATAAATACAAACAATCTATACTATTTTAGTATAGTTAGTACAATATTTATGTGTTGCTCAAGATCTGAATTAAATGAACTATTATATTTTAAACAGTACATATTTTGGTAAGGAAAGTGCCAGCATGAACGGACATCAAAAACGGGCCATTAAAATAGAAAATCACATTAAAAGATCGGCCTTGGAACTTATCAACATACATGGACCTGCAAAGGTTAGTATCGATGAAATCGCACGACATGCAAATGTTTCAAAAGTAACCATTTATAAATATTTCAACAGTAAAGACGGGCTTTACAATGAAATCATAAAAATGATTCTTGATGAAAATATGGAATCCACGCAAACCATTATCAATAGCGATTTGACTTTTTTGGAGAAGTTAAAGTACATTATAGCCACCAAATCAAATTCAGTCAACTATATGGGCGGTGAATTCCTTCAGGAATTCATCAGAAACGATCGGGAGATTGAAGAATATATTAAAACGAATTATGAAAACAAATTTACAGAGCTAATGTTTAATTTTTTTGAACAGGGAAAATACAATGGATATATAGATGACAGCCTGTCAAATGATATCATTTATACGTATATCAAAATTTTTAGAAGCGGTCTGAAAGAAAGAGCGTCTGAGCTGGAGTTGACCATTGCCGATAATAATTCATTTGAAACCCTGATAAATTTGTTTTTTTACGGCCTGATAATGAGGCCGGAATAAATTCTTTCCTGGTATTTGAGAGAAATCTTATTAATTAACGTTTCTTATATTTCACCGAATAAGGCACGAACACAGTTTGCAATCTCAAAATCCCTTTTCCCCATCCCATATCCTATCTTCTGCACCCTCATAACAGGCATAGATGAAAATCCAGGGCAGAAATGTTTCAATAACCCCGCTCCTGTAGGGGTGCAGAGTTCGGCATTTATAGTCCCGCCGTATATTGGGACATCTTTTAGAATATGTGCTGTTGCAGGAGCAGGTACCGGCAGAATTCCATGTGCACAATGTACATGTCCTGACCCCACGTGAACAGGTGATGCCAGTACCTGTTCCGGATTAAGCTCTTCCATTAGAAGGCAGACACCAGTGATATCCGCAATTGCATCCATTGTTCCCACTTCATGGAAATGGATTTGGTTAACTGGTTTTCCATGAACATAGCTTTCTGCTTCTGCTATCAGGGAGTAAACGGCGAGTACATTTTCCTTTACATGATCGGGGATTTTTATATGGCTGATAATATGCTCAACTTCAGTCATGTTATTATGACAATGTCCATTATTGTGATTGTGCTCACGGGAAATCTCCCCGTGTTCTTCCTCTTTACCGTTAACCGTGATTACAACTTGCGTCCCCGTGATTCCACATTTTATCGCGGGTCGTGTCTGAAGAGAAATTCCGGGAATTTCTAATTCATTAAATCGTTGCAAAAAATCTTTGGGATCAGAATGCAATTCTAAAAGTGCTGACATCAACATATCGCCTGATGCACCCATATTACATTCGAGATACAACATTTTCATTTATTCTGCTCCTATGTGATTGATCATACTTGCGAGGTAGCCTGCCCCAAAGCCATTGTCAATATTCACTACACTTACACCACTTGCACACGAATTCAACATTGAAAGCAGTGCTGCCAGGCCGCCAAAGGATGCACCGTAACCAACACTTGTTGGAACAGCAATCACGGGGCAGTCAGCAAGGCCGCCGATAACACTTGGAAGTGCACCCTCCATTCCTGCAACGGCAATAATAACACGTGCACTCATGATATCATCTGCATGTTCCAACAGCCGGTGAATACCTGCTACACCTATATCATAAAGACGTATTATTCCATTTCCAAGTGCCATTGCCGTTAATGCCGCTTCCTCAGCTACAGGAATGTCGCTGGTTCCGCCGGTGGCTATGACAATTTTTCCATATCCGTCAGGTTCGGGTAGTTCTCCAGCAATGCCGATATTTCCTGTTTCATAATACTGTAAGGGTATTTTAATGCTGACAAATTCAGCACTTTCCTTGTTCAATCGGGTTATCAGCACTGTTTTCTGACCATTAGCCAGCATGGATGCAGCAATTTCTGCAATTTGCTGTGGTGTTTTTCCTGCTCCGTAGATAACTTCAGCTATACCCTGCCGGAGACTCCTGTGATTGTCAATTTTGGCAAAGCCTAAATCTTCAAACGGTGCAGTTTTAAATTGCAATAATGCCTCATCTACTGTGAGGTTACCTTCGGATACTTGTTTGAGTATTCCAATAATTTCCTTTTTTTCCATTTAGTACTCCTGTTCTTCTAGATCCGGAGAATCGGATAGATTTGAAGTATATTTAATCGAAATTTAGAGAGAGTGCGGTTTAAAATAACCCTGAAAACTGGAATTATTGCCAGATTCGTAACTCTGTATTTATAAAATATCCAAATCCATACAAACTTCGTCAGAACAAATATAGTCCTATTTTAAAACACCATTCCAAAAAACATGAATATAATAATTAAACAGTTCTTCCAGTGGTAAATCTGTATTATTTTCACGGATTAATTCCAAAAGACCTGCTGCACTTCGATAAAGATATACCTGAAAAATCTCTAAGGGGACATCAACAAAAATTCCCAATTTGATCCCTTGGACAATAATCTCATCTGTCCATGTAAACTGCGAATGTGCCTCTTTTCTGACTTCTTCAGCAATATTTGGGGAATTGCAGAACTGCATTACGAATTGTTCCTTTTCCGGATTCTCTATACCCCACTCCAGATATGCCCATAGAATCTTTTCGGTTCTTTCTTTTAGCGGAAGGTCTTTTATATCTGCCTCCGAGAAGACTTTTGACATCTCGCTTTTTATGGAAAGGTACAATTCACCGATAAGTGTTGTTTTATCCGGGAAATAATGGAAGAGGGTACCTGAAGCGACATCCGCTTTTTTACATATTGCCGATGTAGGCGTGGCATGAAACCCTCTGGTTGTAAAGAGATGAAGAGCAGCATCAAGTATTTTTTGCCTGTTGTCCGGTTTAGATAATTCCCTGTTCATGTCTTTCTGTTCCCACTTTTTTGGATGATCTGGATATATTGAGTTTATCTCTCTTCACTCATTCATATCGGTTGGCAGATGCCTCTTTGCAAGTGGCATAATTAATTTTGTCCGCCAGCCTTCAAGTGTTTTTGTAGCTTTTTTAAGTTCGTCCGGTATTGCGATATGTTGTGGGCATGCCTTTAGACACTTTCCACAGTTTCTACATAGTGAAGCATTTGCCGTTTCTCCCATAACCCCCATTAGGTGACAGGCGTACATGCCGCGTGTCATAAATTTGCTACTTCCTGAGTAGTACTGGTTATAATATTCAAAACACATTGGAATATTGACACCGAAGGGGCAGGGCATACAATAACTGCATCCTGTGCATGGCACTTTGAGAAGTTTTTTGTATGTTTCTTTTGCCTTATCAATAATTGCAAGTTCCTTTTCAGTCATTGAATTTGGAAATGCCGAGTTACATGTCCGGATGTTTTCTTCTATATGTCTCTCATCGTTCATGCCAGATAGAACCACGGTAACTTCGGGGTGATTCCAAATCCAGCGAAATGCCCAGTCTGCCGGGGTTCTCTTCGTTTCCGCCTCCGAATAAAGCCTGGTTACTTCACCAGGTACTTTATCCGCCAGGTTTCCACCTCTTAACGGTTCCATGATCATTACGGCCAGATCTTTTGATGCTGCATAGAGAAGTCCTTCCTTACCTGCCTGAATGTCTTCATCGATGTAATTATATTGGATTTGGCAGAATTCCCAGTCATATGAATCTACGATCTCTATGAATGTCTTTCGATCTCCATGGAATGAAAAACCGGCGTTAATTATTTTTCCCTGCTTTTTTGCCTTGCTAAAAAAGTCAAAAACACCGTATTTCTTTGATTTCTCCCAGGTTGCTGAGTTTAAACCATGGAGCATATAATAATCGATATGATCTGTCTGAAGTTTTTCAAGCTGAATATTGAGATACTTATCCATATCCTCTCTTGATTTCACAGCCCACACAGGTAATTTTGTTGCAAGCTTTATCTTTTCTCTGTACCCCTCTTGAAGAGCACGCCCAAGAAAGTTTTCACTTTCATTATTATGGTACGGAAATGCTGTGTCGATATAATTGATCCCGTTGTCGATCGCGTACCTGATCTGTTTAGTCGCTTTTTCTTCATCGATCCTGCCTCTTTTTGTCGGCAGTCGCATTGCACCGAAGCCTAATGCGGATAATTCATCGCCGTTTTTTGGAACTGTTCTATATTGCATTCTTTTCTCTCTCTTCATTTTTAAAGGATGATTTCGGTTTTCTAACACCTGGGTTGGATTCCTAGAGTGGCTGCTCTTGAGCAAACACTCTAGAGTACTTGCTCTATTGCATTGTATAATATAAATAATTTTCTTAGATAGCCAAGAGAGAAATTTTCTATATTGAAATTAATCTAATTATTAGATTTGTGATTTTAATCTTTTTTGGAGCTTTAATTGTAACATTAATAAAATTGAATTCAGACCTTTTTTATATAGTACGAGTGTTAACCTTACAATATGGGAAAAATTCCTATTAATATTATGCCTTTGAGTTGAAATGGAACAGAAAATCGTTGTAATCTGCCCACACATCTGAGGGATAAAGACAAAATAATACCCATAATCACCTCACCCCTTCTTTCTTTAAATCCTCTCTCAAAAGCCTCCCGAAACATCCCTCACAGATATTCGTCCGAAGCTCCTTCGAAGAAAAACTGCCTTCCATCCACTGCAGAGGTCACACTTCCCGAGCTCCTTATTCACTCTTTTGAAATCGTTGTGGTCAAGGAGAGCTGCATGAAGTTTTGAAGGTTTTATGAGTGTATTCTTTATATTTTCAATAGGGAGAATTATTTCCTGCTATTTTTGAGATTATCTTATTTTTTCGACGATCAGCCGTTTATTTTCTGGATCTATTGTGATTTTGACCTGCTCCCCTTCTTCAAATGGAAAATTAGAATCCATTACTAATTTTGCAGGAACAGAAAGGTATTTGGTGTTAGTTTTTCCAGCAGATGTAATCTTTCCATTTCCGACGAGTACCATAATACATAGTGATTTACACAGGTGATTATTTCTAGATACAATCCAAACGAAGCATTATACAGGTGTTAATTACACATGTTAAGGGGAGAGAACAGAAAATGTTCATACCAAATATAGAAGAGATCGGCGACGGCCCCAGGTGGGGATATCGTTTCAGGTGGTGATGATGGAGTCCATTCCTTCGATCATTGACCCGGATAAAAAAATCATCTACGAATCTCTAAAGTCATCAATAGTGGAAGTCGCTCAAACCCGAGCCGAGTGGGAGGATTTGTCCAGAATAGAGGTTCTGAGGGAGATGGCAACTGAGGAGACTCTTCTTGCTGGTCTTGCCGTCGAGAGTTATGATTTGGCAGTTGCGTTTATGAGAAAGATAAAAGAAGATCACATCCCGGAGGGCGTTTAGGCTGATATTATAACTTCAGCCTGTTTCTCGCACCAGTGGTGCGATTTTTTCAGAGCCACGGTAAGTCTCATAAAAATTTTTATTCTCCAGATATTCGACGCTGAGAAACCGGAAATTCCTCGGGCCCAAATTTAGTTTTATCTCTCCGGCTCTCTATTTGCGGTCTCGTTTTTTTCGGCAATCTGTTTTATCTCGTCTTCCATCTCGATGAAATGCCTTTCAACCTCCGAGGGTTCGTTCAATTGCCTCGTGCTGTATTTTTCGTATTCTTCGCGGGCCTTTTTCATTGCGATTTCATGACTTATGCTTCCGGCATCCGTAAGCAGCTCCCGCCCGGTCATTGTAAGGAACTGGTGAAGGCGCTCGATCCAGTCCTGCATCGTCATCGGTATCCGGTTCAGTGCCTGCAATTCTGCAATTTCGAGATATGCGGTGACGATTCTGTTGAGGACTTCCAGTTCGTCTTCATTCAGATAGTTTTTCGCAACCTCCACGTCGCGCCTGAGAAGTTTGTTTCCCGGATAATTCGTGATCCCCATTAAGGGCCTGTCTGCATCTGCACGTTCGTAGATCAGTTCTGCGGCAGTGTGGCCGTGAGCCGCCCAGTGCATCTTGTTCTGAACTTGTTTGAAGAACTGTGTTGTTAATTCGGATTCGGGATCGTAGTCTATGCTGGTTGCGTATATGTCCAGAACCTTTCGCCAGAATACTTTTTCCGATGACCGGATATCGCGTATCCTTGCTAAGAGCTCCTCGAAGTACCTGTCGTTGTCGGGCTCTTTTAGGCGTTCGTCATCGAGGATGAATCCCTTTCTTATAAATTCCGTCAGGTGCTGTGTCGCCCATATCCGGAAACGTGTCGCAATTTTACTCCTGACACGATAGCCGACGGAGATTATCATATCGAGATTGTAGTAGTCGATCGAGCGCCTGATCTCCCTTTCGCCCTCGTTTTGAACTGTCAAGTATTTCTTGACAGTTGCCTCGGGGACGAGTTCGCCTTCTGAATAGATGTTTCTTATATGCAGGCTTATGTTCTGTTTTGTGGTGTCGAAGAGTTCGGCCATCTGCTGTTGTGTGAGCCAAACGGATTCGTCCTGGAACCTGACATCAAGCCTGAAGGTGTTGTCTTTCGACTGGTAGATTAAAATCCGGCCTCTTGGTGATTCGTCAGGTAATTCGATTTGGGTCTTGTCTTCCATATTTTAGATCACTCCCGGTCCGGTCTCCTGTGCGAAGCCGGGTATGAGTACGCTTTTTAATGTATTTCTCATCGCCACAGTTCTATTTGCCTGAATCACTGAATATTTCTGCAACGGTTTTATCATTTGAGTCCTCTGTTTTTGATTACCGCAAGAGCAAATATCATATCTTTAATTTTTATATTGTCTATTGAAACTGATTATCTTTTTCCGCCATTAATTTCAGATGTCCCTCCGTTTTTTTACCTCACCCCTTCTTCCCTCAAATCCTCTCTCAATAGTCTCCCGAAACATCCCTCACAGATATTCGTCCTCAACTCCTTCGAAGAAAAAAAAAGGCCCTGCCTTTCCCGCAGAGATCACACTTCCCAAGCTCCTTTTCCGTACGTGTAAAATCGCGTTGTTCGGGAACGCCAGGGAGTGGCCGGACCTTTGCAGCACTTTTCCCGCTGTGGAGGGGTTTGCAGCAGTCTTGCAATCCTAAAGAAGGAATATCCTTTGGTAGTTTAGTAAACGCATTATAATTATTGTCCCGATTGATTTTGTTTGCAGCATCGCCGGATTCACAGCAAGAGTCACAGTATGAAGGAGACACACCCCCTTCCTTCTGTGTTCCTGTGGATGTACGCAAAATACTATCTGTACATGTACTAGTACCTATATTATTATCTTCTTTTAAAGATCCGGAAACATTCTCCGAATTTTGATCTTTGCAGCAACCTTTGCGTACCTGCTGTAAATCTTCAGTAAAGCTGCAAAGGTTTTCGGGGGAATCGGGGGAGTCGTCCCCCCCGTCATCGCCGTCATTATCTCCGTCTTCCGGCGGGTCGTCGAGCCATATATCGCCTCCGCCGATCCAGATCTTATACATCTCAAAATCAAACGAGTAATGGTTCTCACGTCTCCGGACACAGTAGCCGTCCTCGTCGAGCGTCACCGTCGTATCGATACATGTCAGGGCCGGGCACTTTTCAAGAAGGCCCGCGTAACTCGTCCCCCGGGAGTTGTATCCGTGAAACATCCGGTATGTCTGGTAATATGAAAGGCCGGTGAGTTCCTGGATATTCCGGATGTTAAAGGATGTCATCCCCGTTTTTGCAACCGTAGATAATGCGGCCGCTTCATTCCGTGTGAGCTTGGTCTCCTGTCCCCCGGTGTCGCCGTTGATCCGGGTGTAGAGGTTCTTTCCGGAATCGAAATCTTCCCTCTGTGCGATGATGCTCCCTTCTTCATCTCTCTTTCTCTGGCAGAAGTTTAGCCTGGCATGGCACTTGATGAGGTCGAAGAGCATCGCCGGGTTCCGCCTGTTGGAAGAGGCGAGGAACTGGATGCGGGTCGCAAACGGGATCGCAACATTCAGGCAGTCTTCCTTGAGGATATCCCACATGGCCCGGCAGATTTCTGCCGCGGACTCGTCCGGTTTGATCTCCCCGGCCTCGACCTTCTTCATGTGCTCAAGGACGGCCCGGTCCTGGTCGGCGGAGTCGTCGATCCAGACCGTGAGCATCCTGTTCATCACCTGGTCGTCGCCGATGTTCTCGACCTTTACGAGCCACCAGACGCACCGTTCGGGGATCTTGCATACCCGGAGCTGCCGGTCGGTGGTGAGCGTCCGGTGCTCGATCTGCTCCCGGAAGTTTGCGGTCGCCGACTTGAGGAGCTCCTGGATGTCCTCGGACATCGTCACGTCGTCGAAGAGCAGCACGGTTCCCGGCCGCAGGTTTTCATGATAGAAGAGAGCCTTGTTCGAGACCGTTCCCTTGAGCCGGTAGGCGGGCGGGATGAGGTTGAGCATCGTGCTGCAGGCGTGCGTCTTTCCCTTCCCGGAGTTTCCGGAGATCGAGACGTGCAGGCCCTTCGTGTTCAGGACCGACTGGGAGACGACCGACATTATCAGGCACTCGGCGACGATACGGTCCCCGACATGCTCGATGTTGAATGTGTCGAGCATGAAAGCGATCGGGTCGCCGGTCCGCAGGATCTCAAGGGCCTTTGTTCTTTCAGGTGACTCTTCGTTCTCCGGGGAAGAGGAGGCCGGCGGCTCGGATCTTTTCTTCGCCCTTTCCTTTTTGCTTTTCCTGATCTCAAACATCGCCCGGAGTTCGGCCCAACGCTGTTTTCCGCCGCCGCAGGAATTGTGATGGCAGCCGGCATAGATCGCCCCGTTATCAAACTGTATCGCGAAGGCCCCGTCCTTGTGGGCCGAGGAGAAAGGGCAGTCTTCGAGGACGAAGAGTGTTCCGCCCTGCCAGGGCCTTTCGCTCGCAACCGCGATCCCGTGTTCGGAGAGCCACCGTGAGAGGTCGATTGCTTTCTCTCCGTTCTTCGCCGGCGGCTTCGGCTCGTCTTTCGGGAGGAGGGTCGCAAGCCTCCGGAGCGTGTCCGCTTCGGTGGTTATCATCTCCTCAGGGGCATCAAGGATCTTTGCCATCCGGTGCGGGCGGTCAGGGGTGTCGTCGCCCTTACAGGAAATTGTCCCGTAGAGTTTCCAGATACGGGCCGCGTTGTAGTTCGCCGCATCGACCATGACCGAATCATCGGAGAAAAGGGCGTCGAGTGTGGTCAGGCAGTCTTTGACCAGCGCGGTCGCGTCATCGTCATTCGGGAGGTCGATTGAATAAAGAAGATGGGCCCCGTTCCCTGAGTCGGCGAGGACCGGGCGGGGGAACCCGATAGTTTCCAGAAACCCGGCGATCTTTTCCGCCTTCGAAATGGCTGCTTCGTGTTCCTCGTCGGTCGATGAAACTCCGCTCGGCCGGACCGGGTCGAGGTCCACCGGGAGCCACCGCCGGCGGATGATATCTGCGTCCGCTGTTGTCGCATCCTTTCGCCCGAGCTTCATCTTCACGCGGTTGGCCCTCCGCGAGAGAAGGGCCGGGTTGACTTCGTTGAGGGTTACGTAAACACCGTGGACATCTGAAAGACGGTTGATCTGATCTGCCTTCTCCGCAAGTACGGTGTAGTCGTCGAAGTACCCGCTGTGAGTGTTGTAATCGGCAAGCGCCCGGAGCTCAACAACTCCTCCCGCGGGAAAAAGAATGGAGAGGGCCTTTTCGATCTCCCCGGTCATTTTCTTTCCTCTGGAGCATCAGTTTCGAGTGGAAACAAAGGGGCTGATACTGCCTCTCCCCTTGCAACTCTCTGCAGGGAGATGAGCGGAAGGATGTAGTGACCGTTCGTGGTGAAGAACGTCACCGCCTTTCCTCCGGCATTCATCGCGGCGTGGCCCCCGATTGAAAGTAAACTTTCGGTGATCCCTCCCTCTCCGGTTCGACAGACTGATTTCGAGATCGGGACGACGCGGCCGTAGAAGATGAGGCTCTTCACGTCCTCTGTCGTGATGAAGAGGCGCATGCCCCCGGCTTCGATCCGGAGCGAGTCGTCACCGCATATGCTGATCTTTCCTGGCTCAGGATTCATCGGGTTTCTCCTCCTTTGCGGATGCGGTCAGCCTGATAAGGTAGTTGTGGCCGCGTGTTCTCCGTATATTAACTTCGATGATCGAATCTCCGAATTCGTGGAGCTCCTGTGAGAGGGCCTGCGGCAGGAGATAGAGGGGGACGGGCCCGGCCGATTTGTTTAAGCTTTCAGAGATAGAAGAGTTGTTGGCAGTTCCCGGATTATTTGTGTTAGCCCACAATTTGCCCCCCTGGGGGCTGCCGTCTATCTGTTCTGTGCCTGGCACGTTTCGCCTCCGGGCGTGTTGTCGATGAGTTTTGCT from Methanolacinia petrolearia DSM 11571 encodes:
- a CDS encoding TetR/AcrR family transcriptional regulator gives rise to the protein MNYYILNSTYFGKESASMNGHQKRAIKIENHIKRSALELINIHGPAKVSIDEIARHANVSKVTIYKYFNSKDGLYNEIIKMILDENMESTQTIINSDLTFLEKLKYIIATKSNSVNYMGGEFLQEFIRNDREIEEYIKTNYENKFTELMFNFFEQGKYNGYIDDSLSNDIIYTYIKIFRSGLKERASELELTIADNNSFETLINLFFYGLIMRPE
- a CDS encoding LarC family nickel insertion protein; the protein is MKMLYLECNMGASGDMLMSALLELHSDPKDFLQRFNELEIPGISLQTRPAIKCGITGTQVVITVNGKEEEHGEISREHNHNNGHCHNNMTEVEHIISHIKIPDHVKENVLAVYSLIAEAESYVHGKPVNQIHFHEVGTMDAIADITGVCLLMEELNPEQVLASPVHVGSGHVHCAHGILPVPAPATAHILKDVPIYGGTINAELCTPTGAGLLKHFCPGFSSMPVMRVQKIGYGMGKRDFEIANCVRALFGEI
- the larB gene encoding nickel pincer cofactor biosynthesis protein LarB: MEKKEIIGILKQVSEGNLTVDEALLQFKTAPFEDLGFAKIDNHRSLRQGIAEVIYGAGKTPQQIAEIAASMLANGQKTVLITRLNKESAEFVSIKIPLQYYETGNIGIAGELPEPDGYGKIVIATGGTSDIPVAEEAALTAMALGNGIIRLYDIGVAGIHRLLEHADDIMSARVIIAVAGMEGALPSVIGGLADCPVIAVPTSVGYGASFGGLAALLSMLNSCASGVSVVNIDNGFGAGYLASMINHIGAE
- a CDS encoding TetR/AcrR family transcriptional regulator gives rise to the protein MNRELSKPDNRQKILDAALHLFTTRGFHATPTSAICKKADVASGTLFHYFPDKTTLIGELYLSIKSEMSKVFSEADIKDLPLKERTEKILWAYLEWGIENPEKEQFVMQFCNSPNIAEEVRKEAHSQFTWTDEIIVQGIKLGIFVDVPLEIFQVYLYRSAAGLLELIRENNTDLPLEELFNYYIHVFWNGVLK
- a CDS encoding aldo/keto reductase, translated to MKREKRMQYRTVPKNGDELSALGFGAMRLPTKRGRIDEEKATKQIRYAIDNGINYIDTAFPYHNNESENFLGRALQEGYREKIKLATKLPVWAVKSREDMDKYLNIQLEKLQTDHIDYYMLHGLNSATWEKSKKYGVFDFFSKAKKQGKIINAGFSFHGDRKTFIEIVDSYDWEFCQIQYNYIDEDIQAGKEGLLYAASKDLAVMIMEPLRGGNLADKVPGEVTRLYSEAETKRTPADWAFRWIWNHPEVTVVLSGMNDERHIEENIRTCNSAFPNSMTEKELAIIDKAKETYKKLLKVPCTGCSYCMPCPFGVNIPMCFEYYNQYYSGSSKFMTRGMYACHLMGVMGETANASLCRNCGKCLKACPQHIAIPDELKKATKTLEGWRTKLIMPLAKRHLPTDMNE
- a CDS encoding virulence RhuM family protein codes for the protein MEDKTQIELPDESPRGRILIYQSKDNTFRLDVRFQDESVWLTQQQMAELFDTTKQNISLHIRNIYSEGELVPEATVKKYLTVQNEGEREIRRSIDYYNLDMIISVGYRVRSKIATRFRIWATQHLTEFIRKGFILDDERLKEPDNDRYFEELLARIRDIRSSEKVFWRKVLDIYATSIDYDPESELTTQFFKQVQNKMHWAAHGHTAAELIYERADADRPLMGITNYPGNKLLRRDVEVAKNYLNEDELEVLNRIVTAYLEIAELQALNRIPMTMQDWIERLHQFLTMTGRELLTDAGSISHEIAMKKAREEYEKYSTRQLNEPSEVERHFIEMEDEIKQIAEKNETANREPER